A single Gemmatimonadota bacterium DNA region contains:
- a CDS encoding 23S rRNA (pseudouridine(1915)-N(3))-methyltransferase RlmH — protein MIAAVGHPKDRALAAAILDYETRAARYWPIEVVEVKAERADNASTSASVRAREGDRIRARVGDVATKVACDTSGQSMSSERFAAWLQGEREAARDVVFMIGGAFGLDDSLRDGANIRLSLAPWTLPHELARLVLAEQLYRAGTIVRGEPYHK, from the coding sequence ATGATCGCCGCGGTCGGGCACCCGAAGGACAGGGCGCTCGCCGCGGCGATTCTCGACTATGAGACCCGCGCAGCGCGGTACTGGCCGATCGAAGTCGTCGAGGTGAAGGCAGAGCGTGCCGACAATGCAAGCACGTCGGCGAGTGTACGCGCTCGCGAGGGAGATCGCATCCGCGCGAGAGTTGGCGATGTCGCAACGAAGGTTGCGTGCGACACGAGCGGGCAATCGATGTCATCCGAGCGTTTTGCCGCGTGGCTACAGGGAGAGCGGGAAGCTGCACGTGATGTCGTCTTCATGATTGGCGGTGCATTCGGGCTGGACGACAGTCTGCGCGATGGGGCGAACATCCGGTTGTCGCTGGCGCCGTGGACGCTGCCGCACGAGCTTGCCCGGCTCGTGCTCGCGGAGCAGCTGTATCGCGCAGGCACGATCGTCCGCGGCGAGCCATACCACAAATGA
- the bshC gene encoding bacillithiol biosynthesis BshC gives MIRAISRPIGGSPLARNALAGALPEWYGARLSNAAAWNAAASQTANDFQQRSWLGDLLPAFAPSGIAADRLRTASESGGFVVTGGQQPGLFGGPLYVLHKAVTLLEMADALAAITGRPVAPVFWAATDDADLVEANHVSVVRHGKLELLSMSPDSVSGRSMADTPLGDVTAQIQRLEEASGSAPDQRVLEAVRNAYAPQATVGSSYVVLLRALLEPLGVAVLDASHAAVRDAGHDTILRALRSADDAAAALHTRTRAIVDAGFHPQVAAVPNLSLVFETLEDGTRRRVPLRAARQIADDASAGRLGPNVLLRPIIERQILPTVTYVGGPGEVAYFAQVSAVADALGVVQPRISPRWSGTLLEEHVESMLARLDASIDDFADPHAVESRVAREGISEPVRDAMDSLRRALESSSDAMRRDAQTNDALSRSVGTMRAGVEHRLARLERRYAAAIKQIGSERLHDVAAVRASLFPGGSPQERALSFVPFLARYGNAVIDAARAGARTHVASLIHGG, from the coding sequence ATGATACGCGCGATATCCCGGCCAATCGGCGGATCGCCGCTCGCGCGCAACGCGCTCGCTGGCGCGCTGCCAGAGTGGTATGGCGCCAGGTTGAGCAATGCCGCCGCGTGGAATGCCGCGGCATCGCAAACCGCGAATGATTTCCAGCAGCGGTCGTGGCTCGGAGATCTGCTGCCGGCGTTCGCTCCGTCGGGCATTGCTGCCGACCGCTTGCGGACTGCGTCCGAATCAGGCGGCTTTGTCGTGACGGGAGGGCAACAGCCCGGTCTGTTCGGCGGTCCGCTCTACGTGTTGCACAAGGCCGTGACACTTCTCGAGATGGCTGATGCACTCGCGGCAATCACAGGACGTCCGGTCGCGCCCGTATTCTGGGCAGCCACCGACGATGCTGACCTGGTGGAAGCGAATCACGTCTCGGTCGTGCGTCACGGCAAGCTCGAGCTGCTATCCATGTCGCCCGATAGCGTGTCGGGACGCTCGATGGCTGACACGCCGCTGGGCGATGTCACCGCGCAGATCCAGCGGTTGGAGGAGGCCAGCGGATCTGCACCGGATCAGCGCGTACTCGAAGCGGTTCGGAATGCCTACGCGCCTCAAGCTACCGTTGGAAGCTCATACGTCGTCCTGTTGCGCGCGTTGCTCGAGCCGCTCGGCGTCGCGGTGCTCGACGCATCGCACGCGGCGGTACGGGATGCCGGACACGATACGATCCTTCGCGCCCTCCGTAGTGCCGATGACGCCGCCGCGGCGCTACACACGCGTACGAGGGCGATCGTCGACGCGGGATTTCATCCGCAGGTAGCCGCCGTCCCGAACCTGTCGCTCGTTTTCGAAACGCTGGAGGACGGTACTCGCCGGCGCGTTCCGCTCCGTGCAGCCCGGCAGATCGCCGACGATGCAAGCGCGGGGCGGCTTGGTCCGAACGTGTTGCTGCGACCGATCATCGAGCGACAGATACTTCCAACTGTCACGTATGTCGGTGGCCCGGGCGAGGTCGCGTATTTCGCGCAGGTATCAGCTGTCGCTGATGCGCTCGGCGTGGTCCAGCCGAGAATCTCACCCAGGTGGAGTGGAACTCTGCTGGAAGAGCACGTGGAGAGCATGCTCGCGCGACTGGACGCGAGCATCGACGATTTCGCCGATCCGCATGCGGTCGAGAGCCGAGTCGCGCGCGAGGGGATTTCAGAACCGGTACGCGATGCCATGGATTCGCTGCGGCGTGCGCTCGAGTCGAGCAGCGACGCGATGCGCCGGGATGCGCAGACGAATGACGCATTGTCGCGATCGGTCGGAACGATGCGCGCGGGTGTGGAGCATCGGCTGGCGCGGCTGGAACGTCGCTACGCGGCGGCGATCAAGCAGATCGGGTCTGAGAGATTGCACGACGTCGCAGCTGTTCGCGCATCACTCTTTCCGGGCGGATCTCCGCAGGAGCGGGCCCTGAGCTTCGTTCCATTCCTCGCGCGATATGGAAACGCGGTGATCGATGCGGCGCGGGCGGGCGCGAGGACGCATGTTGCCAGCTTGATACACGGTGGCTGA
- a CDS encoding Gfo/Idh/MocA family oxidoreductase: MKPLRIGVVGAGALGYHHVRLLRQMPEFRLSGFVEERPERAAQVSSELEVPSYSDLETLLDDVDAVTIVVPTPRHFAVASKALERGKHVLIEKPITATVEEADALLEIAQRTGAVVQTGHVERFNRAIRAALPYVSNPRFIESDRLAPFNIRGSDVAVVLDLMIHDIDLILTLVNSHAGNIAAVGIPVLTQTVDIANARITFDSGAVANITASRISRERFRKVRIFQPSGYLSLDLGAGNGEFFRLKKAGDLHALVASGTTPDLADFVERIALEAPEGEPLKLEFESFAAVLNGSAPLVVSGAAGRRALEVALRIVGDIERNAPSIGA; the protein is encoded by the coding sequence TTGAAGCCACTGCGCATTGGTGTAGTCGGAGCCGGCGCGCTCGGCTATCATCATGTTCGATTGTTGCGTCAGATGCCCGAGTTCCGATTGTCGGGATTCGTGGAGGAGCGGCCGGAGCGCGCCGCGCAGGTGTCATCCGAGCTGGAGGTTCCCAGTTACAGCGATCTGGAGACTCTGCTCGACGACGTCGATGCGGTGACGATCGTCGTTCCGACACCGCGGCACTTCGCGGTAGCGAGCAAGGCGCTGGAGCGCGGCAAGCACGTGCTGATCGAGAAGCCAATCACGGCGACCGTCGAAGAAGCAGACGCGCTGCTTGAAATCGCGCAGCGGACGGGTGCGGTCGTGCAGACGGGGCACGTGGAGCGATTCAATCGTGCGATACGTGCTGCGCTGCCCTACGTGAGCAATCCGCGCTTCATCGAGAGCGACCGGTTGGCGCCGTTCAACATTCGCGGATCGGATGTCGCCGTCGTGCTCGACCTGATGATTCACGACATCGATCTGATTCTGACGCTCGTCAATTCCCATGCGGGAAACATCGCCGCGGTGGGAATCCCCGTGCTCACGCAGACGGTGGACATTGCAAATGCGCGCATCACGTTCGACTCCGGCGCGGTGGCCAACATCACCGCGAGCCGCATCTCGCGAGAGCGATTCCGCAAGGTGCGAATCTTCCAGCCGAGTGGCTATCTCTCGCTCGATCTTGGAGCGGGCAATGGTGAATTCTTTCGATTGAAGAAGGCTGGCGATCTGCACGCGCTCGTCGCGAGCGGGACGACGCCGGATCTCGCGGACTTCGTTGAGCGTATCGCACTGGAGGCGCCGGAAGGGGAGCCGCTCAAGCTCGAGTTCGAGAGTTTCGCGGCGGTACTCAACGGCAGCGCACCGCTGGTGGTGAGTGGTGCCGCGGGTCGTCGGGCGCTGGAAGTCGCGCTGAGGATCGTGGGCGACATCGAGCGCAACGCCCCGTCTATCGGTGCGTGA
- the lpxK gene encoding tetraacyldisaccharide 4'-kinase, producing the protein MTVGELWYGRSFRARLMRAVVTPLSWLYGAVVATRNALYDRGALRVHPASIPTISVGNVTVGGTGKTPFSAYLVGELISAGHRPAVVMRGYGDDEVHLHGRMNPGVAVITGADRAAGISAAAAGGADVVVLDDGFQHRRASRDLDVVLVSAESWRNDLRLLPAGPLRESLRSLDRADFIVITQKSATSEQAGDVMRAIRAEHPDADFAIAALQPDALVRASDAESMVLDKLRGERVLAVAGIGDPASFFAQLRKLGADVTELRFRDHHGYIASDAARIVSESRGHKYVVTTEKDAVKLTRVWPANGVELWYLSQAVRLTEGYSLVASALANLFKRATSIAE; encoded by the coding sequence ATGACCGTCGGCGAGCTATGGTACGGAAGATCTTTTCGCGCGCGACTGATGCGCGCGGTCGTGACGCCGCTGTCATGGCTTTATGGCGCTGTGGTCGCAACAAGGAACGCGTTGTATGACCGCGGCGCATTGCGCGTACACCCGGCATCGATTCCGACTATCAGTGTTGGGAATGTCACTGTGGGCGGCACTGGCAAGACGCCGTTCAGCGCCTATCTGGTTGGCGAGCTGATCTCGGCCGGGCACCGTCCCGCGGTTGTGATGCGTGGCTACGGCGACGACGAAGTGCATCTCCATGGACGAATGAATCCCGGAGTTGCGGTGATTACGGGGGCCGACCGTGCTGCGGGAATCAGCGCGGCTGCAGCGGGCGGGGCCGACGTCGTCGTACTGGACGACGGCTTTCAGCACCGCAGGGCGTCGCGCGATCTCGATGTAGTGCTGGTGAGCGCAGAGAGCTGGCGCAACGATCTGCGATTGCTTCCTGCGGGACCATTGCGGGAGTCGCTGCGGTCGCTGGACCGTGCGGACTTCATCGTCATCACGCAGAAGAGCGCGACCAGCGAGCAGGCGGGTGATGTGATGCGGGCTATTCGAGCCGAGCATCCCGATGCTGACTTCGCAATAGCAGCGCTGCAACCGGACGCGCTGGTCCGTGCGTCGGATGCGGAGTCGATGGTGCTCGACAAGCTTCGCGGCGAGCGAGTGCTCGCGGTGGCTGGAATCGGTGATCCGGCCAGCTTCTTCGCGCAACTGCGGAAACTTGGCGCCGATGTGACGGAGCTGCGTTTTCGCGACCATCACGGCTACATCGCTTCGGACGCTGCGCGGATCGTGAGCGAATCGCGAGGTCACAAATATGTTGTCACGACGGAAAAGGACGCGGTGAAGCTGACGAGGGTCTGGCCTGCGAACGGAGTGGAGCTTTGGTATCTTTCACAGGCTGTGCGCCTGACGGAGGGATACTCTCTCGTCGCGTCAGCTCTCGCGAATTTATTCAAACGAGCCACTTCAATCGCTGAATAA
- a CDS encoding Glu/Leu/Phe/Val dehydrogenase has protein sequence MNEENPFDAMMSRFDRAAELLDLEPGIYKILRNPEKQITVSCPVVLDNGEVEVFTGHRVLYNTSRGPGKGGIRFDMHVTLEEVKALAAWMTWKCAVVNIPFGGAKGGVVCDPLKMSVGELERLTRRYTNGIIQTLGPDSDVPAPDVNTNERVMAWVMDTYSMHVGHTTTAVVTGKPVEMGGSLGRREATGRGCTIVTTDALEHLGMHVSKSTIAVQGFGNVGSTAAKLLQESGAKIVAIGDRDAAFHNANGIKVQEAIAYVQKHKSLKGFKGGDAISGAELLTLDVDVLLPAALESVITTKNAHDIRAKVVCEGANGPTTAAADSILDEKGIFVIPDILANAGGVTVSYFEWVQDRGGYFWDEKTVNDRLTEIMRRSFADVLALSKTHKVNMRTAAYMLSISRVAAVHRLRGIYS, from the coding sequence TTGAACGAGGAAAATCCATTCGACGCGATGATGTCGCGTTTTGACCGTGCCGCAGAGCTGCTCGATCTGGAGCCTGGCATCTACAAGATTCTTCGCAATCCGGAGAAGCAGATAACCGTGTCGTGCCCGGTCGTTCTGGACAACGGAGAGGTCGAGGTCTTCACTGGTCACCGCGTGCTCTACAACACGTCACGCGGGCCGGGCAAGGGCGGCATTCGTTTCGACATGCACGTCACGCTCGAGGAAGTGAAGGCGCTCGCCGCGTGGATGACGTGGAAGTGTGCTGTCGTGAACATTCCGTTCGGTGGTGCGAAGGGTGGCGTAGTCTGCGATCCGCTCAAGATGAGCGTAGGCGAGCTCGAGCGCCTGACTCGGCGGTACACGAATGGAATCATCCAGACGCTCGGACCGGACTCGGACGTTCCTGCGCCCGATGTGAATACGAACGAGCGCGTGATGGCCTGGGTGATGGACACGTACTCGATGCACGTCGGTCACACGACGACCGCGGTCGTGACGGGCAAGCCGGTCGAGATGGGTGGCTCACTTGGACGACGCGAGGCAACGGGGCGTGGCTGCACGATCGTGACGACGGATGCGCTGGAGCACCTCGGCATGCACGTGAGCAAGTCCACGATCGCGGTTCAGGGCTTCGGCAACGTTGGATCGACCGCTGCGAAGCTGCTTCAGGAGTCCGGAGCGAAGATCGTCGCGATCGGCGATCGCGATGCAGCGTTCCACAACGCGAACGGTATCAAGGTCCAGGAGGCGATTGCATATGTGCAGAAGCACAAGTCGCTCAAGGGATTCAAGGGTGGCGACGCAATCAGCGGTGCCGAGCTGCTCACGCTCGACGTGGATGTACTGCTGCCGGCAGCGCTGGAGAGCGTGATCACGACCAAGAACGCGCACGACATTCGCGCGAAGGTAGTTTGCGAAGGCGCCAACGGGCCGACCACCGCAGCGGCCGATTCGATTCTCGACGAGAAGGGGATCTTCGTCATCCCCGACATTCTCGCGAATGCCGGCGGAGTGACTGTGTCGTACTTCGAGTGGGTGCAGGATCGCGGTGGCTACTTCTGGGATGAGAAGACCGTAAACGACCGTCTCACGGAGATCATGCGTCGCAGCTTCGCGGATGTTCTTGCGCTGTCCAAGACGCACAAGGTGAACATGCGCACTGCTGCGTACATGCTTTCGATCAGCCGTGTTGCGGCTGTGCATCGCCTGCGGGGCATCTACTCCTAA
- the murJ gene encoding murein biosynthesis integral membrane protein MurJ → MAEEQTGQAAFLVGAGIFASKLAGLVRQRVFAHYLGASLANDAFQGAFRIPNMLQNLFGEGVLSASFIPEYAGTLARGEKREAAELAGAVFTALALVASLIVLIGVLAAPQLVGILAGGGSTLSQIVHPFARFLPSSFIQWLAVTGATPEEDALTTTLVRILFPGAGLLVFSAWCLGVLNAHRKFLLSYMAPLAWNAVIIGALLVYGSHRTAPDLVVAVAWASVLGSAAQFMVQLPTLRRVAPAIVPNFKFGLPGVRRVFKQFTSAFLSRGVVQISAFIDLALAYHLPIGTVSSLAYAQTLYILPGSLFGMSVSAAELPAMSSALGTPEEIAAQLRVRLNAGMERIAFFIVPCVIGFLALGDIVTGAFLQTGAFKRANTVWVWEILIGSTVGLLASTLGRLDSSTYYALRDTRTPLKFAIIRIALTTVLGVIFAFQLPGWLGLDPKLGAAGLTASAGIAGWVEFILLRRGLTKRIGRTGLSVRYVVKLWIAGLGAAALGTLGRFLVPTSRPLVLAAISLSAFALGYAVFTVALRIPEALMLASKLRRRSGV, encoded by the coding sequence GTGGCTGAGGAGCAGACCGGACAGGCAGCGTTTCTTGTCGGGGCCGGTATCTTTGCGAGCAAGCTCGCCGGCCTCGTTCGGCAGCGCGTTTTCGCGCACTATCTCGGTGCGTCACTCGCCAATGATGCATTTCAGGGCGCGTTCCGGATTCCGAACATGCTTCAGAATCTGTTCGGCGAAGGCGTGCTCTCGGCGTCGTTCATTCCGGAGTATGCCGGCACGCTGGCGCGTGGCGAGAAGCGTGAGGCAGCCGAACTAGCCGGCGCAGTGTTCACTGCGCTGGCGCTGGTCGCGTCGCTGATCGTTCTCATCGGTGTCCTTGCAGCGCCGCAACTGGTTGGGATCCTGGCCGGCGGAGGCAGCACGCTCAGTCAGATCGTGCACCCGTTCGCGCGATTCCTTCCGTCGTCGTTCATTCAGTGGCTGGCCGTCACGGGCGCGACTCCGGAGGAGGACGCGCTCACGACGACGCTCGTCCGGATCCTGTTTCCCGGCGCCGGCCTGCTCGTATTTTCCGCGTGGTGCCTGGGAGTTCTCAACGCGCATCGCAAGTTCCTGCTGTCGTACATGGCGCCGCTGGCGTGGAACGCGGTGATAATCGGTGCGCTGCTCGTCTACGGGTCACATCGCACGGCGCCGGATCTTGTCGTGGCAGTCGCGTGGGCGTCTGTGCTTGGCAGCGCTGCGCAGTTCATGGTCCAGCTTCCGACGCTGCGACGGGTCGCGCCGGCCATCGTTCCGAATTTCAAATTCGGTCTGCCCGGTGTGCGGCGAGTGTTCAAACAGTTCACGTCGGCCTTTCTCAGCCGCGGCGTGGTGCAGATCAGCGCGTTCATCGATCTTGCGCTTGCATACCATCTGCCGATAGGAACCGTGTCGTCGCTGGCGTACGCGCAAACGCTGTACATACTTCCGGGAAGCCTGTTCGGAATGTCGGTGTCCGCGGCGGAGCTGCCGGCAATGTCCAGCGCACTTGGCACGCCGGAGGAGATCGCAGCACAGCTTCGCGTGCGACTCAACGCCGGCATGGAGCGCATCGCCTTTTTCATCGTCCCGTGCGTGATCGGATTCCTCGCTCTGGGCGACATCGTGACCGGCGCGTTCCTCCAGACAGGCGCATTCAAGCGCGCCAACACGGTCTGGGTATGGGAGATTCTCATCGGATCGACCGTCGGGCTGCTCGCGTCCACGCTCGGACGTCTCGATTCATCGACCTATTACGCGCTGCGCGATACCAGGACCCCGCTCAAGTTCGCGATCATCCGTATCGCGCTGACTACCGTGCTGGGCGTCATCTTCGCGTTCCAGCTCCCAGGCTGGCTCGGTCTCGATCCAAAGCTCGGTGCGGCCGGTCTCACCGCGTCGGCGGGCATCGCGGGGTGGGTCGAGTTCATTCTGCTGCGGCGCGGCCTTACGAAGCGTATTGGACGGACCGGGCTCTCCGTGCGCTATGTGGTGAAACTGTGGATCGCCGGGCTCGGTGCGGCTGCGCTGGGCACGCTGGGCCGGTTCCTGGTACCCACGTCGCGCCCGCTGGTGCTGGCTGCGATCTCGCTCTCGGCGTTTGCGCTCGGGTACGCGGTATTCACCGTCGCTCTCCGCATTCCCGAAGCGTTGATGTTGGCGTCGAAACTGCGGCGGCGTTCGGGCGTATAA
- a CDS encoding lysophospholipid acyltransferase family protein, with the protein MSEPAPERSRLTGIQRLAVALGPALLRMLYWTWRVSEVNDAGWRALRAQGHPFVFALWHGQLLPLTVQHRSQGIKVLISEHRDGELIARITASLGFGSIRGSTTRGATRALLAMCDALTTGSEVAVTPDGPRGPARKFASGAVVAAQRAGAPIVTVGVAASRAWHLRSWDRFMIPKPFARLTFVYGDPTYVNASDSRGAAMQGETFEASLNAVVATAQALDQERR; encoded by the coding sequence ATGAGTGAGCCCGCGCCCGAGCGGAGTCGGCTGACTGGGATTCAGCGGCTGGCCGTGGCACTCGGCCCCGCGTTGCTGCGCATGTTGTACTGGACGTGGCGGGTGAGCGAAGTGAACGACGCCGGCTGGCGCGCGCTGCGCGCCCAGGGACATCCTTTCGTGTTTGCACTGTGGCACGGCCAGCTGTTGCCGTTGACAGTGCAGCACAGGTCCCAGGGGATAAAGGTATTGATCAGCGAGCATCGCGACGGTGAGTTGATCGCGCGGATCACTGCGAGTCTGGGATTCGGGTCCATACGTGGATCGACGACGCGCGGTGCAACTCGCGCATTGCTCGCGATGTGCGACGCGCTGACGACAGGGAGTGAGGTAGCGGTTACGCCCGACGGCCCACGCGGGCCGGCGCGGAAATTCGCGAGCGGGGCAGTCGTCGCCGCCCAACGTGCCGGCGCGCCGATAGTCACTGTCGGCGTTGCGGCATCCCGCGCATGGCATCTGCGCAGCTGGGACCGGTTCATGATTCCGAAGCCGTTCGCCCGGCTCACTTTCGTGTACGGCGATCCCACGTACGTGAATGCGAGCGACTCGCGCGGCGCGGCGATGCAGGGTGAGACGTTCGAGGCGTCACTGAACGCGGTGGTCGCGACAGCGCAGGCGCTCGATCAGGAACGTCGATGA
- a CDS encoding class I SAM-dependent methyltransferase has translation MSEWFTRWFGKEYLDLYPHRDEHEARSVVRLIRNMVSPDPAGRALDLACGSGRHTRALCQHIWTVGLDLSMELLEVAKSEAPEVPYVRADMRILPFAGASFDLVVNLFTSFGYFSSDDENRVVLSEVNRVLRPDGVFVLDYLNSDQVRATLVPHDTRRIGNRVVTQDRRISADGLYVEKDISAAGSPRKYLERVRLFEPDDLRCLLHDAGFPVDHELGEYSGAPLSTDSSRAIFFAHRS, from the coding sequence ATGAGCGAGTGGTTCACGCGGTGGTTCGGCAAGGAGTACCTCGATCTGTATCCACACCGGGACGAACACGAAGCGCGTTCGGTGGTTCGGCTCATCAGAAACATGGTTTCTCCCGACCCGGCGGGGCGTGCGCTGGACCTGGCATGCGGGTCCGGTCGTCACACGAGGGCGTTGTGCCAGCACATCTGGACAGTGGGGCTGGATCTGTCAATGGAGTTGCTGGAGGTGGCGAAGTCGGAGGCGCCGGAAGTGCCGTACGTCCGGGCCGACATGAGGATACTGCCATTCGCCGGAGCCAGCTTTGATCTTGTTGTCAATCTTTTCACGAGCTTCGGCTACTTTTCTTCGGATGACGAAAACCGCGTGGTGCTGTCCGAAGTGAACCGCGTTCTACGGCCTGACGGAGTATTCGTGCTGGACTATCTCAACTCGGATCAGGTGCGTGCGACGCTCGTTCCGCACGACACGCGCCGCATCGGGAACCGCGTCGTGACGCAGGACCGACGGATCAGCGCCGATGGCCTTTACGTCGAGAAGGACATTTCCGCAGCAGGGTCGCCGCGGAAATATCTCGAGCGAGTGCGACTCTTCGAGCCGGACGATCTTCGATGTCTGCTACACGATGCTGGGTTCCCGGTCGATCACGAGCTGGGGGAGTATTCCGGTGCGCCGCTCAGCACCGATAGCTCCAGGGCGATCTTCTTCGCGCACCGTTCATGA
- the lpxA gene encoding acyl-ACP--UDP-N-acetylglucosamine O-acyltransferase, giving the protein MTAKIHPSAIVSPSAELGDGVEIGPFAIVGEDCVIGDGCVISARASLERYVILGKNVKIGVGTVLGSDPQDLKFKGERTTVEIGDNTVVREYSTINRGTSQSFKTSVGPNSFVMSYVHLAHDCHIGEGVVLANMVQLAGHVTVEDRVILSGVTAVHQFTRIGRNAIVGGCSRVSKDVPPFVKAVGNPMKLYGLNSVGLRRNGFSAETILELKRAYRLLFRSELNLAQAVERVMAEVEQIPEVIQLVQFVESSQRGVAI; this is encoded by the coding sequence ATGACGGCGAAAATTCATCCGAGCGCGATCGTTTCGCCCTCCGCGGAGCTCGGGGACGGCGTCGAGATCGGACCGTTCGCAATCGTTGGCGAGGATTGTGTGATCGGCGACGGCTGCGTGATATCGGCGCGTGCCAGCCTCGAGCGCTACGTGATACTCGGCAAGAACGTGAAGATCGGAGTCGGGACGGTTCTCGGCAGCGACCCGCAGGATCTCAAGTTCAAGGGCGAGCGGACGACAGTCGAGATCGGCGACAATACGGTTGTGCGCGAGTACAGCACGATCAATCGCGGAACGTCGCAGTCGTTCAAGACGAGTGTCGGTCCTAACAGCTTCGTGATGTCGTATGTGCATCTGGCGCACGACTGTCATATCGGCGAGGGCGTCGTTCTCGCGAACATGGTGCAGCTTGCGGGCCACGTGACGGTGGAGGATCGCGTCATCCTTTCGGGCGTGACGGCGGTTCATCAGTTCACGCGAATCGGGCGCAACGCGATAGTTGGCGGCTGCTCACGTGTGTCGAAGGACGTGCCGCCGTTCGTCAAGGCGGTCGGCAATCCGATGAAGCTGTACGGACTGAATTCGGTCGGACTGCGCCGGAACGGGTTCTCGGCGGAGACGATTCTCGAGTTGAAGCGCGCCTATAGGCTGTTGTTCCGATCGGAGCTCAATCTCGCGCAGGCGGTCGAGCGGGTCATGGCGGAGGTGGAGCAGATTCCCGAAGTGATACAGCTCGTGCAGTTCGTGGAATCGAGCCAGCGCGGGGTCGCCATTTGA
- the lpxB gene encoding lipid-A-disaccharide synthase has protein sequence MREVLFVAGEASGDMHAGSVAARLREIRPDLATAGVGGAHMRASGVEITRDYAELAVMGFVEVVRHIPKHAALLRQLRARLATGNVAVVVLIDYPGFNMKVAAAAREAGVPVLYYVTPQVWAWGAGRLPKLARLVTKAAVILPFEAPLLAGYGIDTTFVGHPLLDRAQNLPTRAQARERLGIGPDEQVLALFPGSREQEIARHFAPFIESGRELARRHPGLRVIVHGAPTVNLDALECPFEIVRGASFDVFRAADVALCKSGTTTLEAAIAQCPMAVAYRTGGLSYAIARRVVKIPYIGLVNVVAGREVAREFVQGALQPMAVATELGRLLDDAAYREVQREGLIEVRNQLGTPGAAGRVAEMISGLAG, from the coding sequence GTGCGTGAAGTTCTTTTCGTCGCCGGAGAGGCGTCCGGCGACATGCACGCGGGCAGCGTCGCGGCGCGGCTGCGAGAGATCCGTCCCGATCTGGCGACCGCGGGCGTAGGTGGCGCGCACATGCGCGCGAGCGGCGTCGAGATAACGCGGGATTACGCCGAGCTCGCGGTGATGGGATTCGTCGAGGTCGTAAGGCACATACCGAAGCACGCCGCGCTGTTGCGTCAGCTTCGAGCGCGCCTGGCCACCGGAAACGTCGCGGTGGTCGTCCTGATCGACTATCCCGGGTTCAACATGAAGGTTGCAGCGGCCGCGCGTGAGGCGGGTGTGCCTGTGCTGTACTATGTCACGCCGCAGGTATGGGCGTGGGGTGCAGGGCGGCTACCGAAGCTCGCCAGGCTCGTGACAAAGGCTGCCGTGATCCTTCCCTTCGAAGCCCCGTTGCTCGCGGGCTACGGAATCGACACGACGTTCGTAGGTCACCCGTTGCTGGATCGCGCGCAAAATCTGCCGACGCGCGCGCAAGCTCGCGAGCGGCTCGGAATCGGTCCCGATGAGCAGGTGCTCGCGTTGTTTCCGGGTAGTCGGGAACAGGAGATAGCGCGTCACTTTGCTCCATTCATAGAGAGCGGACGTGAGCTGGCGCGCCGACACCCGGGCCTTCGCGTCATCGTCCACGGTGCGCCGACCGTGAATCTGGATGCGCTGGAGTGTCCATTCGAAATCGTGCGCGGCGCGTCGTTCGACGTGTTCCGTGCTGCCGACGTCGCGCTCTGCAAGAGTGGGACGACGACGCTCGAGGCGGCGATCGCGCAGTGCCCCATGGCTGTCGCGTATCGCACCGGCGGGCTTTCATATGCAATTGCGCGGCGTGTGGTCAAGATACCGTACATCGGGCTTGTCAACGTCGTCGCGGGACGCGAAGTTGCGCGCGAGTTCGTGCAGGGAGCATTGCAGCCGATGGCGGTGGCGACGGAGCTCGGACGATTGCTGGATGACGCAGCGTACCGCGAGGTGCAGCGTGAGGGGCTGATCGAAGTCAGAAACCAGCTCGGTACCCCCGGTGCTGCCGGTCGCGTGGCGGAGATGATCTCGGGGCTGGCGGGATGA